ATGCACTTTCAAATTtctgttgttgtttttttaaattcggaTTTGCATGCCTctcatttttaatcaattaataatcaaaaaaacatttttttaaacctaTTTACTAGGTCATAACATAATTGAAGCTTAAATCCATTATATTTGAAGATTGGCCATTGGAGAGAATCAtcttttcaaatggaataattaatgaataaaGACAGTCAtgaagattattttaaaagcgGACTTGTACACCTCTCATTTAAATCTAATCAATATGTTAACTTTTGAGGCTATAACTGGTAGTTAAATGTATGAAATTTCATAACAGTCTGTGGAAAAATACGGACATCGCCAATTTTCCACGTCACGAATCAAGTTAAAATCGTTTTCACTGAAGGAATATGCGGaactaagaaatatttttgaatatcacGCAGTACGGCCTTTTACGAAtaaatttcgaacattttcgAGACTTTTCTTAAAACCGGTCTTGTACATCTCTGGGCTTTAGCAAACCTAAGCGCCTATTTTCCAGGCcacaacagaaaattaaatctaTCAGATTATACAACAGCAAGTGGTCGATCACATGTTTTTCtattgaaacaaaatgtagaaaatttcatttctaacAACTATCAAAATGCTTCCATTTTGCGCTTTATCCTGGCTTTCAATCCTTAGAACATTCATTTTCCGCACTAACATTCACACGAATGCATAACGAAAATTCCAGCTTATCCCCTTGAGCGGGTAGGAAATACTACTAAAAGCCGGCAACAAGGTAAAATATCACGACGCTAAGAAGTTAGTCAACCAGCAAAACATCCCATTAGAACTCTATAGCTTCTTCTATTGAACGGTTGCCGCGTCTACTAGTAAGCCTTACACATaagctttgaaaaatttaccgAACTACTGATAGAGttgttaaaatgaaaacattgaTGGTTTCTAATGGTATATCTAGGTCTAAACATACAATGGAGAGTCTTCTACGCCTCCTAAAACACGAGATTGTATTTAAAGTCATAATTTTCCCTGTGCTGTGGAAGGCCGGACGCTGAGAAATTTGCTGCGTATTGTTGAGGTTCAGGTTGGCGAAaagattttgttaatttttgtggTTCGACCGTGCTAATCAGAAATAAAATACCACAATGTtccactttaatttttaatgagcgATATGTAGGGATAAAATGCATCCTGCGTAAATCAAATGAACCTTTTGTAAACAGTATTTAAACCATTTCCCGAAACATGCCACATCAAAATTGCGTTTTACGAGTCCTAAACTCAACTGAGTTTACTTTCTCAACAGCGTCTCAAATACTACATAAATTTCAAACCAGCTCGATTGTCTTCGTTAACGCTCGTGAGCTTAATGTAAACAAATGATCGGTTAGACTAAAGTTGTAAACATTCGCCATCTCGGAATTTCCACCTACAACAATACTCGAATCAGTCGCgtgttgtttattgttagaaaTGGACGCTTTCATCAGTTGAACGCAAGAAATCACGTTATAATACCATGGTTATTATGTGTTCAGAATAAATAAACCATCATCAGGTAACAAAGAacgttattttaatataatgcaTGCAGTACAATGGTTTTCTCAAGGTTCGCCAAGCCGAATTTGTGTATTTATGTGACAAATCGTTTAGGAACCAATTAGTACGTGGTACTTTTAATACTTATCAAGTGTGACGGATGGGTGCGCTTTTGCTTCTGAgcagaaataattttgagtACGGGGATTAGTACCGTGtgtcttaagaaaaaaatctagaattTCAAATCTAGGAGCCCAACGAATTATTTGGGCGCAAAAACGTACGTCTTTGATGTGTTCTGCGTAATCTCGAACATAAACGAACCACcctaacctcacttaaaaACACAGATCTATTTACCAGTATTATCagttaattttgctaaaaatagtttttccgAGACTCCGCGGACTTCCATGTTTGTTAGTTAAAGTTTTCTGAGtggaaaaaatggttttcacGCTCAAGCAAAAAGTATTTGTGGTTGtgtgttattttcaaaatgacgaGTTCATAAACGTAGAATTGGCCCATAAAATTCCACCTTTTCTTCAAGGATTGCAGTGGCGGAATTGCGATTTTGCAACACTTTGAATTATGTTGTAAAATTGTTTCGTGAAACTGGCAGTGTTCAAAGCAAATCGGGAGGTAGTAGACCAACTAAACGAACCCCAGAACTTGTTTGAGAATGTAAAGCGAGTAGTGGATGACAATGCCAGCACATCTTTAAGGAGACCTTCCCAACAATTGGATGCATCGTGTAGCACTTGTGATTTAAtcgttaaaaaagaaaaatctgtGATTGTATCCGCACAAGTTGAAAGCGATGCAGGAACTGCAGCCTCCCGATTACGAAAAGAAACTGAGATGATATGATTGGTTTAATCAAACAATGtgaattcacaaaatttgagaGTCTGGGGAGCAAAGAATCCCCGTGTGTTCACGGAAACACTTTTCCATCCCGAAAAACCTGAGATATGGATTGCTATCTCACAAAGACGCTTAGTAGGACGTCGACGACACCATAACATCTAACTAATAACAGAATATGTTGGGCGAATTCATTAACCAACTTCACTTTAGCGAACTGTGATACGAATACTTTTAACAGGATGAAGCAACGACCCATACAGCTAGAACAACTCTCAATTATATTAGAGAATACTATGACGTTAAAGTAGTAAGCTCATGGACGGACTACATCTATCCACCACAATGTCCGGATTTAACCACACTCAACTGTATCTTGTTCCCGACgttaaaaaatgccattttgaaaactcCGATACACACGATTGACGTCCTTAAGGACATAATTCGCCAAGAACGTGAAAGTGTTTCTCTACAGACTCTCATTAAAGTATATATCGGACAATATGAAGCATTTAGGTACTAATTTGTGTTTGTGAAACAATggacattttgagcatttgttATAAAtcatgtaattaaataaatattaattttgttttattactatacaggatgtttaaaAAAGATGCGGCAATGCTTAAAGGGGTGATTTCTCAAGTCAGTTTATGGAAAGACGTTTCTATACGTCCAGAAATATATTGTTTCCAAGGTACAGGCTGTTCAAGGGTTTACTCCCTTATTCCctaagaatattttgtgcTTTGATGATCTTCATGAAGTGTAAAAAAGTCagtcaaaatatatttgaattatttttcaaaaaccgttattaacaaaaaattaccccctgtatcttggaaacaatacatttgTAGATCTACACTCATAGAagcaatttttcatgaaatggCCTGAGAAATGACTCCCTTAAAcattgccactttttttaacacactgtatataatttatatttaataaattatgagatatataaaatataaattatagaTCATGTCTGGCATAGTTGACTTAAGGACATGAAAGTAGAGCTAAGAATGGTAAAAAAGTCCCATAAACATTGATCCTACAAAACACCATTACTGAGACAGGGCCCTTCAAAGGGGTCCTATCATATggatatgttttaaaatagctTTCTTTCTGATTAAgataatggaatgaaaattgtaGGTAATAATCATAACATAAAAGTCTTTAACTATCATAAGTTTCATCGAAATCGATTATACATTAGGGCAGTTCTACAATTACCcttaatagaaatattacgagctttatttataaaaaaaagtcgaaaatgatatattttttaaacatattcaCATCGTAATTGTAATGATTGTGGCCTTCGCGTtctatcatttaaatttttcaaagcattaactcgaaatttaaaaccaaaatttattttctttacccttttacttttttacgTTAATTAGTAAAGTTGTAAGTATGTTTATAGGTATCTTTCAGTTTGCAGACTATTTCTATTACAGAAAGTGGTCTTAAAGATGCCTTAGGATCGTCATCCACTACTCGCCTCatattttcaacaagtttTGGGGTTCGTTTAGTTCGTTTACCACTTCCCGATTTGCTTTGAACACTGCCAGTTTCCCGAAACAATTTCACAACATAATTCAAACTCTTGCGAAATTGCAATTCCGCCACTGCAATGTGGCGAAATTTTTCACGAAACTCTTGAAGAAAaggtttaattttatggaCCAATTCTCCGTTTATGAACtcaccattttgaaaataagacACAACCACAAAGCCTTTTTGTTCGAGTGTAAAGACCATTTTTTCCGCTCAGAAAACTTTAACTAACCAACACAGAAATCGGTGGAGTCTTGGAAAAgactattttcaataacaacTAACTAATGATACAGGTAAATAGATTTGTATGTTTCAGTGAGCTTAGGGTGGTTCATTTGTGATCGATGTTACGTCgaacatattaaagatataCAGGTTGTCGCTGAAATAATTCTATGGCGTACTAAATTCGAAATTATATATGAGACACGGTAGATCAACGTACCGACAATTTTATTCTCAAGATAGTTTTTCTACATAGCAATTATCCAGCAAATACAGTTTCCagtattaaaaacttaattattaaaaatttgagagAACAACTTTCTAAAGCAGTCCAGTTTACCATTGGTCAATAACTTAGCTCAGAACCGATTCATCACAGGACAGGCAAATTTAGCTTACAGAGAATTCCATACATAAAATACTCTacaaatacatatataaaaaggAACCTTGGACCTACTTGGACAATGACCTTTCAAAACTAAAATCTATTTATCCACAAATGTACTGACTGCTCTAGAATAAACTCTCCAATAACCGTCAGTTCTAGCCCAACGTCAATTAGCACTATGACTGTTCTCCTCGTCCTCCTAATCACCCTTACTTGGACCGACGCAGAAGTTCAAATCGAGGTCACCAATAAAGAACCGGGTCCCATATGGGTGGGCATTCAAGGAGACCCAGGACATGCCCATTTATCCGACGGAGGGTTTGATTTGTCTCAAGGGCAAACGGTATTGTAAGCAATTGAAGGGCCAAAATAGTAAATTGCTAGTAACTTTACCaacgaaatattttccatagaGATGTAGAGAGCATTTCTCCATTTCCACGGAAAATATCTTCTTTATAAAGTCACCAAAACTTTGCTATAATGGGTCTTAGGAAATAGTCATATACGTGGATTTAGGTGATTGTCTCAGCTCCCGATGATTGGTCTGGAAAATTCTGGCCTAGAACCTGGTGCGAACCTACCAGGCAACACTGCGAAACTGGTAGCTGCGGGGATAGGATACCATGTAAGGGACAAGGAGGAACTCCGCCTTACACTCTCATTGAGATTACCCTCAATGGATACAAAGGATTGGACTACTACGGGCTTTCTTTGATTGAAGGGATGAACCTTAGAGCGAACGCAAGTGCTTTTTCGCCTTAAAAAAcctatataaataattattgctctGCAGATAGCACCGGTTGATGGCCAAGAGGTGTTAGGAGATAAATTTAGTTGCGCTAAAATCCAGTGCCTCATAGATATCAACAATGACTGTCCAGATGAACTCAGGCTAATATACTCAGGTCAAACTATAGGCTGCAAGTCGCCATGTACTAAGTTTAACACGGATATGTACTGTTGCAGGGGTATAGTTTTTCGATCGTTATGACAggttattttgaaagttttgtttAGGACAGCACGATCGTCCGGAAACGTGTAATAGCACAGAGTGGCCTAAAGACTATGCAAACACGTTCTTCAAAGAGAAATGTCCAGATGCCTATAGCTATATTTTCGATCCGAAAAAGGGAACTTTTACTTGCAAGGCTTCGAGATACAAAATTCAGTTTGGAGCTAGTTTTTAACTGATGCAGTATCACTAATTGAGCGAAATATAACACGTTACTGGatattcctttattttttttctgcattttttcgACGAATGTCTCCTTAAGAGTCAAGAAATTTATGTCCTGGCAACGTTACCTGGCAGGATGGAGTGACCTccatgaaaaaaacattaaacttaaCCCTGAAATTATCAGGACATTGTTTTTTTAGCACTTAAATAATAGAAAGCACGCAATATTTTGTCTCGAGCACTCATTTCAATGTTTTGACAGCTGACCCATGTGTTTTAAATGACACGCGAACGTCAAATATAAGCTGAACCCTTAATTATTTCCAAGCGCGATTTctgaattttacttttaaaatgctttttgCATTTGGTgattatggaaaattaaaatttattggaaaCTTAAACGGTAATGGACTATAGAAGTTTTTTCAGTGTTTCAATAGAATATGTCCACGATTTACcgaatattattcaaaaatacacaaatcACAGCAGTGATATATATTAATACCTTATGTCTCCTATCAAACCGATGAATACCTGCTGACCATGggtattaaagaaaaatacaattcgTACGGTGCTTATAACAGGAAGTGAATTCTacagaaaatcaaattaatcttgCATAAATCGCTTAAGAACTGTTGTTCCCTTTAATAGCTTCCTTGTTAGCCACTTTGGACGTCAAAGTTACTGTGCAATTCGAGATAGCAAACAGAGAATCTGAGCCTATCTGGATTGGAGTATAGGGCAATCTTGGTCATCCCCGTCTGCATGGAGGATGATTTTCTCTCAGTCAAGGGCAAATCGTAAGTTACCCTTCATCATTCTTAAACAGAAATCTAATGCAAATTTTGTTAAGTGACATTGTCAGCTCCTGATAACTGGGATGGGtaattttgagataaaacGTGCTGCCACCTCTTTTCAATGCATTGTTTGACCGGTGATTGCGGAAATATATTGAAACGTAACGGGACCGGAGGCATCCACCCTGTAACCCTAGTAAAAATCACTCTTAAGGGCTGGGGAAAATTGGGTTACTATGACCTGTCCCTCGTGGACGCttgtaatattaaaatgttcgtAAAATATCTAAGAAGAAAGGTAAAGTTGAGTGATGTAATGAACTTTAGCTCGTACAAGTAAGGCAGTCACGAAGTGCCTACAGCTGCACTAGAGCCTAATGTTTATTTGGTGTCGACTTAATGTATCCGAAGGTGGTAAAGATGAAGCACGGTGGGGTTACTATTGCCTATAAATCTGTCTGCAATCGTTTCAAAACTGATCGGTATTGTAGTAGAGGTGACTTGAGCTGTAGACATCCACAAATAATTTCTTATGATTTTTGTTCGCATTTAGTGCAGCAGAATACTGCGGAAACTTGCAGAAGTTCCACTTGACATATTAACTACCCAGCTTTTTTCAAACGGGAATGCCCAGATACCTACAGTTACTTCTTCGGCGACCACAGAAACGCCTTCACCTGCCAATCCCCCCACTATCGTATCCAATTTGAGGCCTAATGTCGGCAAAACTCTCTTAGCACCATGTAATTTCGATTCACAAGGCAATATACAATTCGCTGTCAAAACCAGCTACataattgttcaatttccattatGCGGGGGTTCTTTAGCGAAgatgaggaggaggaggaagagcGCCGCGATCGGCAAGCACTTAATTGAATTGGACTCGCGGTGGCAAaacaaaaagcaaaataaaggATATCCTAAATGCGCAATTTATCCCGACCCGGCCACCCGATCGCGGATTTATCGCCCCTTTATGGAGTGCTCAGGACCACCATTCGAATTCAATTAGATAGTGGGGCCATACGGGGGCGCCGACAGACACGCCTTCTACAGGACGACACGAAGATGGGAAACTTTCCTCGACAAACACGAAAGCTCAAAACTGTTCCATCCAAAATATTCCGGTTATAAGACGCAATAGTACCAGGAGTTTAAATCACgaatcataaaaacaaatatatcgAATATTCGGTAGTGCAATACGAAccaaattttatacaaaaatggcTCTTCTCACGTTTAATTTCCATATAGATAACTATCGGCATCCCGAGAAAATAAAGTTTCCCACATATCGGAGAAGGAAACCAACGTGCCACTGTACTTTAGAGCCATAAAACCTGTGGCTGTTTTCTCATGTTCAAATCAATACTTGAAACTCAAAAGAATATTTCGATAATGACTGCAGTCAATGGGAACTTCTCGACcacgttaaaaattaaacttacctGCCACAATTTCAATAACAAAGATGATCCTACTTTTTGGCTTCTTCAAAGATTTAAGTTAATCTTAAAAAAGCCACACTTACCTGAAACAAAGAGAAACtgagataataaaatatgaaaagaacTTTGGACCACAAAATGGCCTGATAAAACATTTACCCGAAAAAAATGAGGTAAAggagatgaaatttttcatttaaaagggGGATGTATAGTCATCCACTTTCtcatttggaattttaaactCCACACGTgggaattgaaaaattcaaaatcactTCATTTCGGCAGAAATTTGCTAAACCAAGTACATATTATGTTATTAGTTTTTAAGCGCCTGTGCAATTAGCGCACACCCACGCTATTCGTCCGTACTCGGCTAAATCATCGTGCTATCCGATTAGCGAAGACTCTCTCGGAAAGCCGATTCGGAGAGATACCTGGAAACAGACAAATTGcaccatgattttttacgtgaCGAAGACACTTGAAAGAATTTTCgtgaaattgaatatttttcgaatcCATCCCATATATAAAAACATGTGCAAGATACacgacaaattttattatttccgaTTGGGTGGGTATTTCATGCTTCCGTTCCCGATCCAAACTTTTATATTGCGATTTTTCCGGATCAACCCGAGACATAAACAGACACTTTTATGTCCcagtaaaatttattgtttttttccaatGTATATCTCCGAggtaaattgattttcattcaCGCGAAATGATGCGTCCATCAACTTTTTACTGGTTCCCGTATAAGACGTGAAGAAGCAGATATTAAAAAGCACTTCGCGAAAGTTTCCGGGCGCAGATCCTCTTGGAAACAGGACTAATAAAAGTGATCGTTATTGGAAATTCCCTTGGAGGATCTCGccgtattttcatatttccctCAGACTAAATTCGATAAACGCCCTAGGGAATGGCCAATCTATTGTGCATGAACCTTGTTTAATCTATCGGGGAAATAATGTTCTGCGCACCGACGCAATCCCCATTATATCAcatagaaaattgatttaatcaTCAAGAGCATATAAGAATTCGACCATTTCAATtaacaaaactttattaaatccCAACGTGGAAATTAAACTCAATATAGTAAATTCTCGATTACACCGATTCAATTGTGCGCAATCAGCGATGCGAGATTGCAAATTCGTTTCGCGATAATGAAATAccaaaaaccaataaatatttaaacagaaGTATAATAATGTATGAGTTTTGCGCAAAGAATGCAAAAACCGCAACCGTTGGCCCGCTCTTTCGCGATTTATTGCCTTGGCTGGTCTCCCTTGAAAACACACACATAAAAGTATGTACACgtacgctgcaataaatttccgTAATATTTATAGAACAACTTAGAATAGTTTCAGTTTGAGACTCGGGGTCTAAATAAGGAACAACCATTTGTAATTTCGGTAAAGACTCGTGCATAAATAAACGgataaggttttttttttcggtattCTCTGAGATTTGATTCAAACCATAAAAATGGCAACGCAGCCCTTAACGCTTATTTCTATTTGTACGTCAGATTTTGACAGAAACGCACTGCAGTTACAACTGAATGTGGCAGACGACAGGTTGGAAAACAAAATCGGATGGGTTGCCAGATGGTGCAGGAAGAACTAAACAGATCGATTTTCATGCAATGAACCGGATCTCCAGTAAACTCATTGGAATTTTCCTGATACTagtaaaactgataaaacGGGGTTCTCTAGCTAGCAAACCTTCTCTCAGTCGAGGCGAAacttttgaagaaaagtgAACTTTTAATTGcacatttacatttaaatttttaatttaaatataaacgtttcttatttttaatttacgtaTAAATGTTGATGAAGAAACTCAGAGATACATGGTGAAAACGTTTAGCATAGCGTGGGAGATGCAAAAACGCTTACACGCCCTAAAAGACCCTTAAAGATCCGTGCTCGATAATGCGGCATTTTTACATTCGGGCCATTCCCCATTTCATATACATGAAGATCTCTACTgctttgatttaaattatacaaatggcaacgtcgcgtttATCACTTGTTTCATTACAGACGTAGCAGTTTGACAGGAACGCGTTGTAGTTTCAGGCGCCGCTGACAGATGACGAACTGAAAAACGTAATCTGGAAGGCCAAGAGCGGGTGAGGGAAAGATTGAAACGATCgattttcatgcaaaaacTGCTAGAGCAAAAGACATCAGTAATGCAATGATTGATATATGAGAATCCATGGTAAACTCATTAAGATTGCTACTGAATAAAATTGGAGCTGTTCCAGCTGCCGAACCTTTTTTAACCGGAATGATGGCAGATGTTCTTAAAAAGAGGTgaactttgaaatttaacaaaatatgttgGTGTTACTGACAGATACATAAATGTTAAGTATAACGTAACACATGCAAAAACTCTATTACATCCTAAAAGAGCCTTCCAGAGCCGTGCTCTATAATGCGGCATTTTACATTCGGACGACTCTCCGTTT
The genomic region above belongs to Euwallacea fornicatus isolate EFF26 chromosome 35, ASM4011564v1, whole genome shotgun sequence and contains:
- the LOC136348831 gene encoding uncharacterized protein, with the translated sequence MTVLLVLLITLTWTDAEVQIEVTNKEPGPIWVGIQGDPGHAHLSDGGFDLSQGQTVIVSAPDDWSGKFWPRTWCEPTRQHCETGSCGDRIPCKGQGGTPPYTLIEITLNGYKGLDYYGLSLIEGMNLRANATPVDGQEVLGDKFSCAKIQCLIDINNDCPDELRLIYSGQTIGCKSPCTKFNTDMYCCRGQHDRPETCNSTEWPKDYANTFFKEKCPDAYSYIFDPKKGTFTCKASRYKIQFGASF